A portion of the Chromobacterium sp. IIBBL 290-4 genome contains these proteins:
- a CDS encoding putative cobaltochelatase, producing the protein MTPIYPFAAIVGQEQLKQALLICAVDPTVGGVLVRGDKGSAKSTAARGLAAVLPPIRRAAGCGYNCEPEHPLPLCPVCSGGARELHDGPVPFINLPLGATEDRVLGSLDFEKALQGGKQAFKPGLLAGAHRGMLYIDEVNLLADHLVDVLLDAAAMGVNTVEREGLAVSHPARVTLLGTMNQEEGDLRPQLLDRFGLMVDVAAPREPLLRAEVVRRRLAFEADPAGFAAQWQTDSEALRENIAAARALLPQTRLSDSLFHFVSELCCEFDVTSLRADIVLNKAARALAALDGRADASAEDIRDAARLVLPHRRRRKPFEQSGLDQDKLEQMTQQASNPPPPPTQDQGDANQPPPDGDSEQEQNPAGHGAEQIFAAAPAGDIARIRVQASSAGDAAGRRSDGASRQRGHYVRAEANPQPAQLAVDATLRHAILRDPDHFAVTRADLHDKVRVAKQGNLILLVVDASGSMAARQRMEQVKGTVLSLLEDAYRRRDQVALIAFRGQKAELLLPPCNRVEQAELALRELPTGGRTPLAHALALAADTLSRQLGGPAPLLVVLSDGRANVALDGDGDPWRQALDLAGQLAGAPALVLDTEQDFVRLGRARELAEALGAEYLACDALTGEQLTLTIQQRLGR; encoded by the coding sequence ATGACGCCGATCTACCCCTTCGCCGCCATCGTCGGCCAAGAACAACTGAAGCAGGCGCTGCTGATCTGCGCGGTGGACCCCACCGTCGGCGGCGTGCTGGTACGCGGCGACAAGGGCAGCGCCAAGAGCACCGCCGCGCGCGGCCTGGCTGCCGTGCTGCCGCCTATCCGCCGCGCCGCCGGCTGCGGCTACAACTGCGAGCCGGAGCATCCGCTGCCGCTGTGCCCGGTGTGTTCCGGCGGCGCGCGCGAGCTGCATGACGGCCCGGTGCCCTTCATCAACCTGCCGTTGGGCGCCACCGAGGACCGGGTGCTGGGCAGCCTGGACTTTGAAAAGGCGCTGCAGGGCGGCAAGCAGGCGTTCAAGCCCGGCCTGCTGGCCGGAGCCCACCGCGGCATGCTGTATATCGACGAAGTGAACCTGCTGGCCGACCACCTGGTGGACGTGCTGCTGGACGCCGCCGCGATGGGTGTCAACACCGTCGAGCGCGAAGGTCTGGCGGTCAGCCACCCGGCGCGGGTGACGCTGCTCGGCACCATGAACCAGGAAGAAGGCGATCTGCGGCCGCAATTGCTGGACCGCTTCGGCCTGATGGTGGACGTGGCCGCGCCGCGCGAGCCTCTTCTGCGCGCCGAGGTGGTGCGCCGCCGCCTGGCCTTCGAGGCTGACCCGGCCGGCTTCGCCGCGCAATGGCAAACCGACAGCGAGGCGCTGCGCGAAAACATCGCCGCCGCGCGCGCGCTGCTGCCGCAAACCCGGCTCAGCGATAGCCTGTTCCACTTCGTCAGCGAGCTGTGCTGCGAATTCGACGTCACCAGCCTGCGCGCCGACATCGTGCTGAACAAGGCCGCCCGCGCGCTGGCCGCGCTGGATGGCCGCGCCGACGCCAGCGCCGAGGACATCCGCGACGCCGCCCGGCTGGTGCTGCCGCACCGCCGCCGCCGCAAGCCCTTCGAACAGAGCGGGCTGGACCAGGACAAGCTGGAACAGATGACGCAGCAGGCGTCCAACCCGCCTCCTCCTCCAACGCAGGACCAGGGCGACGCCAACCAGCCGCCGCCGGACGGCGACAGCGAGCAGGAACAGAATCCCGCCGGCCACGGCGCCGAGCAGATTTTCGCCGCCGCGCCGGCCGGCGACATTGCCCGCATTCGCGTCCAGGCGTCGTCGGCTGGCGACGCGGCCGGCCGCCGCAGCGACGGCGCCAGCCGCCAGCGCGGCCATTATGTGCGCGCCGAGGCCAACCCGCAGCCGGCCCAGCTGGCGGTGGACGCCACGCTGCGCCACGCGATCTTGCGCGATCCGGACCATTTCGCCGTCACCCGCGCCGACCTGCACGACAAGGTCCGCGTCGCCAAGCAGGGCAACTTGATTCTGCTGGTGGTGGACGCGTCGGGCTCGATGGCCGCCCGCCAGCGGATGGAGCAGGTCAAGGGCACGGTGCTGAGCCTGCTGGAAGACGCCTACCGCCGCCGCGACCAGGTGGCGCTGATCGCCTTCCGCGGCCAGAAGGCCGAGCTGCTGCTGCCGCCGTGCAACCGCGTAGAACAAGCCGAGCTGGCGCTGCGCGAGCTGCCCACCGGCGGCCGCACCCCGCTGGCCCACGCCTTGGCGTTGGCGGCCGACACGCTGTCCCGCCAGCTAGGCGGCCCCGCGCCGCTGCTGGTTGTCCTCAGCGACGGCCGCGCCAATGTGGCGCTGGACGGGGATGGCGACCCGTGGCGGCAGGCGCTGGACCTGGCCGGCCAGCTGGCCGGCGCGCCGGCGCTGGTGCTGGACACCGAGCAGGACTTCGTCCGCCTGGGCCGCGCCCGCGAGCTGGCCGAAGCGCTGGGCGCGGAATACCTGGCTTGCGACGCCCTCACCGGCGAGCAGCTGACATTGACGATTCAACAAAGACTGGGCCGCTGA
- the cobA gene encoding uroporphyrinogen-III C-methyltransferase: MTGKVYLIGAGPGDLDMLTLKAARCLQLADVALVDDLVHPDIRAMLRPDAEIVPVGKRGGCPSTPQAAIEQRMIDEARAGKTVARLKGGDPFVFGRGGEEMLTLQAADIEVEIVNGLSAGLAVPATLGIPLTHRHFVHGVTFVSGHPHQDGDEPNWQALAQSGMTLVIYMGVKRLPLIRSELLRHGLKADTPAAAIENGTLPQQRQVLSTLDALEQDMSAAGIHSPALIVIGPTVALASCNPSALERSEAPLQGKGGGIGSGSRWLPTELAQ; this comes from the coding sequence ATGACAGGCAAGGTTTACCTGATAGGCGCCGGCCCCGGCGACCTGGACATGCTGACGCTGAAGGCCGCTCGCTGCCTGCAGCTGGCCGACGTGGCGCTGGTGGATGACCTGGTGCATCCGGACATTCGCGCCATGCTGCGGCCGGACGCCGAAATCGTGCCGGTGGGCAAGCGCGGCGGTTGTCCGTCGACGCCGCAGGCCGCCATCGAGCAGCGGATGATAGACGAAGCCCGCGCCGGCAAAACCGTGGCGCGCCTCAAAGGCGGCGACCCCTTCGTCTTTGGCCGCGGCGGCGAGGAAATGCTGACGCTGCAAGCGGCCGACATCGAGGTGGAGATCGTCAACGGCCTCAGCGCCGGCCTGGCGGTGCCGGCCACGCTGGGCATCCCGCTGACCCACCGCCATTTCGTCCATGGCGTCACCTTTGTGTCCGGCCACCCGCACCAGGACGGCGACGAGCCCAACTGGCAGGCGCTGGCGCAAAGCGGCATGACGCTGGTGATCTATATGGGCGTCAAACGGCTGCCTCTGATCCGCTCCGAGCTGCTGCGCCACGGCCTGAAAGCCGACACCCCGGCGGCGGCGATAGAAAACGGCACCTTGCCGCAGCAGCGCCAGGTGCTGAGCACGCTGGACGCGCTGGAACAAGACATGAGCGCGGCCGGCATCCACAGCCCGGCGTTGATCGTCATCGGACCGACGGTGGCCCTGGCATCCTGTAACCCCTCAGCGCTCGAGCGCAGCGAGGCTCCCTTGCAGGGCAAGGGCGGGGGGATAGGGAGTGGATCAAGATGGCTGCCGACTGAACTCGCACAGTGA
- a CDS encoding cobalt-precorrin-7 (C(5))-methyltransferase gives MIICIGAGPGDIGYLPQRSAQLIREADVVAGFNAVVDVVRPLIPDSAEVIQMGYRDQVAQLDIVAERHHAGKKCVVVFMGDIHFSGFQYLERVERACGHPVETIPGISSAQILASRGKVCFDETSFITFHRRGDLTPFKRHLVHVLQDGRNAIVIPCPWDEARSFMPWHIAAYLLENGIPAGQPVEVWENLTRNEAEWRGTLAECAEQRFSDMSIMLIRTLAPMDSQIEPTHK, from the coding sequence ATGATCATCTGCATAGGCGCCGGCCCCGGCGACATCGGCTACCTGCCGCAGCGCTCGGCCCAACTGATACGCGAGGCCGACGTGGTGGCCGGCTTCAACGCGGTGGTGGACGTGGTGCGCCCGCTGATCCCGGACAGCGCCGAAGTGATCCAGATGGGCTACCGCGACCAGGTGGCCCAGCTGGACATCGTCGCCGAGCGCCACCATGCCGGCAAGAAGTGCGTGGTGGTGTTCATGGGCGACATCCACTTCAGCGGCTTCCAGTACCTGGAACGGGTGGAGCGCGCCTGCGGCCACCCGGTGGAAACAATACCGGGCATCTCCTCGGCGCAGATCCTGGCCTCGCGCGGCAAGGTGTGCTTCGACGAGACCAGCTTCATCACCTTCCACCGCCGCGGCGACCTGACCCCGTTCAAGCGCCACCTGGTGCACGTGCTGCAGGATGGCCGCAACGCCATCGTGATCCCCTGCCCCTGGGACGAAGCGCGCTCCTTCATGCCCTGGCATATCGCCGCCTATCTGCTGGAAAACGGCATCCCGGCCGGCCAGCCGGTGGAAGTGTGGGAAAACCTGACCCGCAACGAGGCGGAATGGCGCGGCACGCTGGCCGAGTGCGCCGAGCAGCGCTTCTCCGACATGAGCATCATGCTGATCCGCACGCTCGCGCCGATGGACAGCCAGATCGAGCCGACCCACAAATGA
- a CDS encoding precorrin-8X methylmutase codes for MSQSDYAIVLAGHGSRDPDGVNEFMQLVDTLKARGGERPVAHGFLEFATPTIDEAVDQVIAAGAKTVVMVPGVLLAATHAKNDMPSELLALQQAHPGVTFHFGAALDLHPRLLALCRQRIVEAEAASPHTVSRNDTCLVVVGRGTSDPDANSEISKLARMLEEGLGFGASFVCYSGTAKPLVADGLRAAALLGYRRIVVLPYFLFDGVLIKRIYGAAADLAARHPEIEVLSAGYLGPDAQVAEVFLERAQEGVEGRAAMNCALCKYRVQIVGFEQQVGEPQRGHHGKVRGLLEREPAANQPPAWKRYTPHPIEAESMRIIDEGRDWSAFPAEQRTALMRLVHTTGDFNSVDDLFFSAGACETGMRALLRCRRVVTDVTMVETGLKREVLRQLEVETWCGVHDEETRLLAEANGITRSAAGIRRAWQKFGNDCVVAIGDAPTAIREVVRLVRDHGWRPQLVVGLPVGFVGTRECKEELRALLQVPRITNRGTRGGSPWAATVVNALMIDAIEHVHQQQQQEV; via the coding sequence ATGAGCCAATCAGACTACGCCATCGTGCTGGCCGGCCACGGCAGCCGCGACCCGGACGGGGTCAACGAATTCATGCAGCTGGTGGACACGCTGAAAGCGCGCGGCGGCGAGCGCCCCGTCGCCCACGGCTTTCTGGAATTCGCCACCCCGACCATAGACGAGGCGGTGGATCAGGTGATCGCCGCCGGCGCCAAAACCGTGGTGATGGTGCCAGGCGTGCTGTTGGCCGCCACCCACGCCAAGAACGACATGCCCAGCGAGCTGTTGGCGCTGCAGCAGGCGCATCCGGGCGTAACTTTCCACTTCGGCGCGGCGCTGGACCTGCATCCGCGGCTGTTGGCGCTGTGCCGCCAGCGCATCGTCGAGGCCGAAGCCGCGTCGCCGCACACCGTGTCGCGCAACGACACCTGTCTGGTGGTGGTGGGCCGCGGCACCTCTGACCCGGACGCCAATTCCGAAATCTCCAAACTCGCGCGCATGCTGGAGGAAGGCCTGGGTTTCGGCGCGTCCTTCGTCTGCTATTCCGGCACCGCCAAGCCGCTGGTGGCCGACGGCCTGCGCGCCGCCGCGCTGCTGGGCTACCGCCGCATCGTGGTGCTGCCCTACTTCCTGTTCGACGGCGTGCTGATCAAGCGCATCTACGGCGCGGCGGCGGACCTGGCGGCGCGCCATCCGGAAATCGAGGTGCTCAGCGCCGGCTATCTGGGCCCGGATGCGCAAGTGGCCGAGGTATTCCTGGAGCGGGCGCAGGAAGGCGTGGAAGGCCGCGCCGCGATGAACTGCGCGCTGTGCAAGTACCGGGTGCAGATCGTCGGCTTCGAACAGCAGGTGGGCGAGCCGCAACGCGGCCACCACGGCAAGGTGCGCGGCCTGCTGGAGCGCGAGCCTGCCGCCAATCAGCCGCCGGCCTGGAAGCGCTACACCCCGCATCCGATCGAAGCGGAAAGCATGCGCATCATAGACGAAGGCCGCGACTGGTCGGCCTTCCCGGCCGAGCAGCGCACCGCGCTGATGCGGCTGGTGCACACCACCGGTGACTTCAACAGCGTCGACGACCTGTTCTTCTCCGCCGGCGCCTGCGAAACCGGCATGCGCGCGCTGCTGCGCTGCCGCCGCGTGGTCACCGACGTCACCATGGTGGAAACCGGCCTCAAGCGCGAAGTGCTGCGCCAGCTGGAAGTGGAAACCTGGTGCGGCGTGCACGACGAGGAAACCCGGCTGCTGGCCGAGGCCAACGGCATCACCCGCTCCGCCGCCGGCATCCGCCGCGCCTGGCAGAAGTTCGGCAACGACTGCGTGGTGGCGATAGGCGACGCGCCGACCGCCATTCGCGAAGTGGTGCGGCTGGTGCGCGATCACGGCTGGCGGCCGCAGCTGGTGGTGGGCCTGCCGGTGGGTTTCGTCGGCACCCGAGAATGCAAGGAAGAGCTGCGCGCGCTGCTGCAAGTGCCGCGCATCACCAACCGCGGCACCCGCGGCGGCTCGCCGTGGGCTGCCACCGTGGTCAACGCGCTGATGATAGACGCGATCGAACACGTCCATCAGCAGCAACAGCAGGAAGTCTGA
- the cbiD gene encoding cobalt-precorrin-5B (C(1))-methyltransferase CbiD, translated as MRQPYDLAAPAPNGMRRGRTTGSCATAAAKAALLMLLDGVDADEVFISLPDPDFYLAVPVESVSWLDENTVRAEVLKYAGDDPDNTDGATIFAEVKLNGSGALRFLAAPGVGIVTQPGLRIPPGEPAINPVPRQMMRMAVEEALAGRPDPGFDLAIGCVDGDKIAKRTFNPMLGIVGGISILGTSGIVEPMSQAAWIASIEVYVRVALGELPPAIAFTPGKIGRGYAADTLGLQKKQVVQIANFVGDSLDFAESVLIEQGRILDTLWVLGHPGKIAKLLDGVWDTHSGKSGMAMDAVAGVAADLGYPPELVAQIKQANTVENVVQIMSSQPDPRGYWMEIERRTAALMASKVPSVRQVAVRLFSMDGTPLGAAA; from the coding sequence GTGCGCCAGCCTTACGACCTTGCCGCCCCGGCCCCCAACGGCATGCGCCGCGGCCGCACCACAGGCAGCTGCGCCACCGCCGCCGCCAAGGCGGCGCTGCTGATGCTGCTGGACGGCGTCGATGCCGACGAGGTCTTCATCAGCCTGCCGGACCCGGACTTTTACCTGGCGGTGCCGGTAGAAAGCGTGAGCTGGCTGGACGAAAACACCGTGCGCGCCGAAGTGCTGAAGTACGCCGGCGACGACCCGGACAACACCGACGGCGCGACGATCTTCGCCGAGGTAAAGCTGAACGGCAGCGGCGCGCTGCGCTTCCTGGCCGCGCCCGGCGTCGGCATCGTCACCCAGCCCGGCCTGCGCATCCCGCCCGGCGAGCCGGCGATCAATCCGGTGCCCAGGCAGATGATGCGGATGGCGGTGGAGGAAGCGCTGGCCGGCCGGCCCGACCCCGGCTTCGATCTGGCGATAGGCTGCGTCGACGGCGACAAGATCGCCAAGCGCACCTTCAACCCGATGCTGGGCATCGTCGGCGGCATCTCGATACTGGGCACCAGCGGCATCGTCGAGCCGATGTCGCAGGCGGCGTGGATCGCGTCGATTGAGGTCTATGTGCGGGTGGCGCTGGGCGAGCTGCCGCCGGCCATCGCCTTCACCCCCGGCAAGATAGGCCGCGGCTACGCCGCCGACACGCTGGGGCTGCAGAAGAAACAGGTGGTGCAGATCGCCAACTTCGTCGGCGACTCGCTGGACTTCGCCGAATCGGTGCTGATCGAACAAGGCCGCATCCTAGACACGCTGTGGGTGCTGGGCCACCCGGGCAAGATCGCCAAGCTGCTGGACGGGGTCTGGGACACCCACTCCGGCAAGAGCGGCATGGCGATGGACGCCGTCGCCGGCGTCGCCGCCGACCTGGGCTATCCGCCCGAATTGGTGGCGCAAATCAAACAAGCGAATACCGTGGAGAACGTAGTGCAGATCATGAGCAGCCAGCCGGACCCGCGCGGCTACTGGATGGA